The genomic interval TTCTTTGGAGCTTGGGAATATCCAAACCAAACCGATGCATGGAGTCTCGTTCATTTAGGAAAGGTGAGTTCCTGGCTCTTATTAGTGATTGTTAGCTTTCTTATAGTAGCGACGTTAAAACAGGTTAAGGGGGAAAATTCCACTAGGATAGATACTAGTCAATTTTTATAGCTGTTAAGAAGCCTCTTTTAAAAAAGTCCGGTCCTTAGCATAGAAAGGAATTCGACTATTTTTTGTTGAAGTTCTCCTAGCAACAAAATTCCGAATAAAATAAATTGGAAAAAGCAATGTTCGAAACGAAGAGGAAAAAAGCCTCTTTAGAAAAACTGAAATCACTAAAAAAGACAAGCATAATACTATGCTCGCCTTTTTCTAACATCAATGCGAAACGACAATTATGAAATACTCTATGCTTAAGTAAAAGATGGCTTTCTTAACAAACATTTAAATCTAGAGGTCGTATTCCTAATTAAGAAAGTTGCTCTAATACCCAAAATAAATAGGGTTGTGAATAAGCTAAAGAGAATATTCAAAGTATATCCCTCCACATTGAAGTATAGTGTTAAATGAAACACTAAGGTTATTGTTAATCTGAGAAACAATATTATTCAGTGGAATCTTAATAAAAATTGTTTTATTGCAATCTTCAACTAAAAAGAGAAGAAGAAACCTTTTTATTACACTTATGGTAAGGTTAGTTTAAAAACAACTAACATTTACTAGCAAATGCTGTCATAGGTATTGAGGATGCGGACCTTATAGCGTCGGGAGAGGTATGCTAAGAAAATTGATGATGCAGCACAGTTAAATAAAAGACTGCTGTTATCATTTAGCTTTGTTTCAAGTAGGATAAGGTGATAAACATCTCCTACGATTGAGTGATAATGAACTTACCAGTACGTAACCTTAAACCTTCATTTTTGAAAAGAACCCATAAAAAAGTAAGGATCTTCTAAAAAGTTTGGAAGATCCTTTTTTAAAAAACAATTATTTCTCATTCTTACTGTGATCATAAACATCTCTGCCAACCGCTCCAACAGACATATCTGTATTAGACCTTGTATTGAGACCGTCGGTATTCGTATTTTTATCATGTGCATTTTCTTGGTCAGAGCCTAAGTACTCAGATTTATGTTTCGCTTCTGTTTTGATAAATTGATCAAAGTTTTCATTTACCATTCGTAAGATCATCTCCGTAAAATAATTGATTTCTATACTAACATAACCATTTTTGTATTTTTCATGAAAAATTTTGGTGAAAGAACAGAAGATGTAAAAAGTCGCTGGATCTATCGGTATAGGTTTTGGTATTCCAACATTCAAGGTAGAGACCCTATCCTTATAATGATATATAAGCTCTATTCATAACCTGTTCATTTAAAAAATGATTTTTTCAAGATAAATACGCAAAGAAGATATATAATTAATTTAGACCTTTTTTTATTAGAATGAATAGAAGGAAATGAGATAGGTAGTGATTACATGGATAAAAGGAATTTGCATATTTTTATAGATCAATTCTTAGAAAACAATAATAAGGTCTCTGCCATTGCTTTATGTGACCATTTGATTCAAAATCACGGATTATCAAATAAAAATTATTCTACTGGCAGACCTAAAATTTATATTGATGTTGTTTTGTATCTTGAAAAACTTTTAAGTAGAGGAGTTCTTTCTGAGGTACAAAGGGATCGTGATCATTGTATTTATGAAGTATCAAGCAAGATTCCTCCGGTTATTAGTGATGAAGAAGAAGAAAACAAGGCAAACGAGGAACAGCTATCATTGTTTTGATTAAAAGATTGTAAAAAAAATAATAGGTACACGATCGGTACATGTTAGGACAATTGAAGCCTTATGTTTACAACCAGGAAATAGGAATGAAAAACAGACAGAAAATTTATTTTTCTGTCTGTTTTTTACTGTTAAAATGAGTACGATTCTCCGTCATCTGGCACTAAAACATGTGAGGAGATTCCTTTTTCAGCAATAAAGCTTTTTAATTCTTTTCTAGATAATGTCCAATGATTGACAGCTTCCATATGACTAGCAATAATTTTTGCATTAGAAGCAGCCTTATACACCTCATAGACATCATCTTTTCCCATTACGAGAGAACCGCCTTCGAGGAATTGGTTATCTCCAGCATTTACAACAATGATATCTGGTTGATGTGTTTCAATGACTTCCTGAATCGCTTCATACCAAACAGTATCTCCAGCTACATATAAGGTTTTTTCATTTGAGTGCTTGAAGACAACGCCACATACTTCACCAGCAAGTTTTAAAATTTCTCCTCTTCCGTGCTCACCTTTTGTTTTCATTAATTGGATATCCCCAAAGACGGTAGCTTCTTGTAAAACTTCTACATTTTGAAAACCAGTGTTACGAACTTCTTTTGCATCTTCTTCATTTTGTACAAACAATTTTATATCTTTTGGCAACACATCTATGGCAGCTTCATCAAAATGATCTAAATGTAGATGAGTGACAATGACAGCATCTACGTTAATAATATTATTAATGGATGTTGGTAAGCTAACCAAAGGATTATTTTGATTTTGTCTTAATGAATTTGGGAAAGGTGGATAAGTCCCCTTCTCTGCTAAAAATGGATCTATTAAAAACTTTTTGCCTGCATATTGGACAACTAGTGTAGCATTTCGAATTTGTTGTATATTCATCGTTATCACTCCTTTTTGATTTACATATAGTTTATAATATGAGCAATTAGCAGATACATAGATAAAATCAAGTCTTTTTGCCGTTTGACTTGAATAATGAAAGGATTTGAATAAATGTTAGATAACACAGATATGCGAATCTTAGATGAACTATCAAAAAACAGCCGTATCACGATGAAAGAATTGGGTGAGAAAGTCCATTTAACTGGACAAGCTGCTTCAGCTAGAGTTGCGAAATTAGAGGATAATGGAGTGATTGAGGGTTATACAATTAAAGTGAATAAAGTCAAATTAGGCTGTTTTCTACATGTTTTTATTACGATCATGATACAAAACACCTATCATCAACCATATCTGTCGTTCATAAAAACACAAGAACAATACATCATACATAACTATAAAATTAGTGGAGAAGGTTGTTACCTTCTCGAATGCAAATTTCCATCTAATGAAATAATAGATAAATTTTTGCAAGGCTTAAATGAGTATGCAAATTATAAATTATCGATTGTTATTAATAAATAGTACAAAAATAAAGGCTTTTTTCAAAGAGATTATTGCTTTTAAAACGAAATCAACCACACCGCATTACATACTAAATAGCTACAAAGTTTTCGAAAACAGCCTAAATAAAAAAAGTATTTGTAAACAAAAGTGAGGGGACTTGGTTGAAATATAAATTGAATTTGAATAAGCCGCAATATTTAATGGGGTGTTTAGTTCGAAAATAAATGGATGGTCATGAAAAAAAACTAGGTTGACTAAAAAAAAACTAACGGATATAGTGGATACATAATATCTCTAATTGGAGTGAATGAAAAAGGTGAAATATTCAAAAGCGACGAATTATGCCCTACATACGATGTTATATCTGGCTGTAGCTACTCCTGATAAACATGTTGGTGTTAATCAACTTGCTGAACGTCAAGAGGTTTCTACTACGTATTTGTCTAAAATCCTAACGAAACTAGTTAAGGCAGGGATGGTAGAATCTGTTTCCGGTGCGAATGGCGGGTATAAGTTAAGACCAGATTGGGAGAAAATATCGTTTTTGGATATTATTCAGGCCATTGAAGGTCCTACATCTGTATTTGACTATTGTTTAAATCATAACCCGGAGTGCTTGATACAACAGGTCATTAATACTGCTGAAGAAAAGATGTTGAATGAATTAAAAGACCAAAAACTAGTAGATATAGCTAAACAAATAACAGTGGTTCCTTGAGCCTTGTTATTTACTCCTATTAGAGATATTAAAGAGTTTCAATATCTCTAATATTTAAATAAATAGTAAAAAGGTAAGGGTGGAGAGAAATGACGATTTTTGATTGTATGATTATTGGTGCAGGTCCAGCTGGCTTAAGCTCAAGTTTAACATTAGGAAGAGCTAGACGAAAAATTGCTGTATTTGATGATGGAACAAATAGAAATAGAGTTACACATAGCTCACATGGTTTTATTACTCGAGATGGTATTAAACCACAAGAATTTAAGGAAATCGGGTTATTTGAATTGAAGAATTATCCATCTGTATCTTATTTTTATTCTACAATTACTGAAATCACCAAGGATCTTGGGAATGATCGTTTTATCGCCAAAACAACGGATGGTAAGGAATTTGTTGCAGAAAAAGTTATTTTAGCAACTGGTATTAGAGAGGTATTTTCGATTCCGCAAGTCCGAGATTATTATGGTAATAGCCTTTTTAGCTGTCCGTATTGTGATGGCTGGGAGCTGCGGGATAAGCCATTAATTGTACTGGCAGAAAATGAAGATCATGCACTGCATATGGCTAAATTAGTTTATAATTGGTCGAAGGATTTAATTGTGTTAACAAATGGAGTTGAACTTTCAAAAAATGGAGTTCAAGAGCTACACAAACGGAGGATTAAAATAATATCCGAGCCGATCAAAACCTTAATAGGTGATGACGGATATCTTCAAAAAATTGAATTTGTGACAGGAGAAACGGTTAAAAGATCAGGTGGGTTTGTTGTTCCGTCATTTTATCGCCCTAATCAATTTGCTGAGAAGCTTGGGTGTGAAATTCAAGAAAATGGAACAGTTGTCACAGATGGTTTTGGTAGAACCACACAAAAAAATATATATATTGCGGGAGAAACTGAAAAATCCGGCCCATCCTCATTAATCATTTCTGCTGCCGAGGGTAATAAAGCTGCAGTCTCTGTAAATACGGATTTAACGATGGAACGTTTTTAATAACGATCATCATGATTTTCAGCAAACAGGCGCTTTCATTCTATAAAGGTGCAGGGATTTTTCTATTCAACATATGAGAAGGTTTTTTTCTTATTTTCTTTTTAGCAAAAGCTATCCGTATTGCAAATATGTGTAATAAGTATTTATGCTATCCCAAGACTATTTTTTGCAACATTAATCATTCGTCAAAATCATAGATTTGATGGGGAAGTTTGTGACAATTTATTAAATACCCTTTTTGTGTTGCCTACTCGGATCCTTATGAAGGTAAGGGCTTATTTAACTTCCCTTAAGCCTTTACCTTCAAGAATCTCTTGAATACCTTCTTCACAAACCCCATAAGTTCGCCATGAACAAGTTTCACAGACTAATTGAATATCAGAGGGGGTGACATGTTTTCTGATAAGGGTTTCAATATCCTCCCAATACAGAATTTGTCCGATTTTAAGGTCCATTTTTTCTAAAATCGTGGCATCTCTTTCATAGATACTGTTGTTTTGGCAGTGGTATTCACCTGAGTTGGGGTACTTTTCACATAACTGGTCAGGACCCTTTACAAGCTGAATCCACGTCTTTGGATTGTTTCTCAAGGTTTGATGCAAACGTGTCATATTTTCTACGTATTCTTGGGAATAGCCCATTCCCCGATAGCCCAGAAGGCAAAAAAGATGATGGCCGCGCAGCCTATACATAATCAGCTCCCCAGTTCGACAGGTATGAATAATATTGCCTGTTAACTTAAACGGAAAATTAGTTAACATATACTATTTATCATAACATATCATATCTGAACAATTGGGAACTTTTTAAATCATATAAGAAATAATAACGAGATTCTTTTTCAGTGTCTTCATAATCCTAGTTGGTGAAGATTTTGAAGGCTAGTGGATCGTAAACGATACGCGACCGCTTTCTTCTTGTACCTTTTAATGACATCAACATGATCTCTGTGACTATAAATAAAAAAACGAATATTATTTTTGCCCATCTTCGTATCAATAACAAGTGGTGGAATTCCAGTTGTATTAGGGTGAAAATAATTATATTTCTCTAAAAACAGTGCTTCATTAAAATGATGAATAATTTGATTTTTGTCTTCACCTTCTAAACGTTTTCCGTCGATCGTAACTGTGACAGCCGTGTCATTAAGTGTTGGATGCAGTTCAAATTTGCTGATCATCCATTCAACAACAGATGTTGGCAGACATGTCATTAAAATTTTAATGAAGGCTGCTAATGTCAACAAAACCACAAAAGTCCAGGTCATATTTTTTCACTCCATTTACATTCATATTTCATAATTGTGTATAGACTCAGGATCAATCATTCCTTCTTTATCATAAAGAGATTTTTCAGTAAAATAATCATCCACTTTTACAAAGTTTTTACCATCCACTTGTCCAAAAGAAGTCTATATATCATCGAAAACCGAGTAGAATCTGGTTTCTATGTTGAGATTGATGGTGAAATGTGACGTATTTTTGACATATGAGAGTGTAAATAAAAAATATTCGTCAATTTTGCAAAGGTTATTAATGGTCAAGGTAGTCAATGCGAAAATTGGATGGTGTAATTATTGCGGAATTGGATGGTTTTATTCAAACCCAAATACGCTATTATTTTATCGTTAATAACGATTTATTTATAAATATCTTAACTTTATTTAAACCTTTTAAAAGGAGATAATAAATATGACCATTGCCATTATCATTATTATTATACTTGCCTTATTGGCTTTAGTTGGTACCATATTTGCTGCAAATGATAAGGATGTAAACTATCATAAAAAAACAAAAGGAAATGTAACGAGACTTACATTCATTTATGCTATTGTCTTCATCATTTCCATTGTTGCAGTAGGGGTCTATATCGCAGTAAGGTAATCTCACTTACTTAGTTCATTTATATAAGTAAAAAATATAAAGAATATGAAGGATGTTACATCAATGGATTGGAAGCCTGATCGACAAGATAAAAAACCTATTTATAAACAAATAGCTGAATATATTGAACTTGGAATTTCATCGGGACGATTTCCAGCGGATAGCTTATTACCTTCTGAACGAAAATTAGCAAAAGAGCTAGAGGTCAATCGCAGTACAATTGTTGCAGCTTATGAAGAATTACAGTCTCTTGGAATCGTAGAACGGAAAAAGGGAAGCGGAACACGTGTCAGTACTGACATCTGGGGTATCTCCCATAACCGTATTCCGAATTGGGGACGTTATGTGGAGGATGGATCTTTTCTTCCAAATCTACCTTTGGTCCAACATATCCGAACGGAAGTTCAAAATAATGATTTGATCAATTTAGCAAGTGGGGAATTGGCTCCAAGTTTATTGCCGAATGATCAGTTTAGGAGTATCCTATCTAGCCATCCCTTTATAGAAAATCTTGGTTATGATCATCCACAAGGAAATGAGTTGTTAAGAGAAACAATTTCATCACATGTGAAACAGTTCAAGAACATAGAAACAACTCCTTCTTCTATTCTTATTACGTCAGGTGCTCAACAAGCCCTACATCTTATTGTGGAATGTTTGCTCAAACAAGGTGATGCTGTTGCCATTGAAGATCCTTCTTATTGTTATTCACTCCCGATCTTCCAATCAGCTGGAGTGAGAACCTTTCTCTTACCAGTTGACGAACACGGAATGAATCCAGATGATCTTCTATCATTGCATAAAAAACATCGGATAAGAATGGTTTTTTTAAATCCAGATCATCAAAATCCTACAGGTACTGTTCTTCATCTATCACGTCGAAAAAGAATAGTAGAGCTTTCGGTTAAACTAGGTATTCCCATCATTGAAGATGATCCCTATAGTTTAACCTCCTATAATGGTGAAGTAAATCCAACTCTGAAATCAATGGATGAGAACGGAAATGTCCTCTATATTAGTTCCTTATCGAAAATCGTTGCTTCAGGATTACGAATTGGGTGGGTTATTGGTCCTCCACAAGTGATCCAACGCTTAGCTGACGCAAAACAGCAGGTTGATTTTGGACATAGTGTATTTCCGCAATGGATTGCTAATGAATTTTTAAAAACGGATGACTTTTCTTCTCATATTGATATGATTCGTACACAACTTGAACTCAGGAACTATGCCATAACCTCAAGCTTAAATAAGCATATTGGTGATAAAGTAGAGTTTATCAATCCAGCAGGAGGTATTCATCTTTGGTGTAAAATAGATCCATCTATAAAAGAGTTTTCATTACTAAATGAATCGATGAAGAATGGAGTCGTATTTGTGCCAGGAAGTATTTTAGGGTCTAAAAAGGGCTATTTACGTTTTACTTTTGGACGGGGAGAACCAAGCGACATTCAGAAGGGGATCTTAAGATTTTCTGAAGCATTAGAACGGATTTCGGCAGGAACAATCATTTAACCTTTGAAAAGTAAAACAAAATGAGGGACGACTTTAAGTTGTACCTAGCGTCATCCTTATTGGGCACACGGGAAGTGTTTGTGGAAATAAGCCTTTTAACATATTGGGAAAGTCTATATGTTAGAAGGCTTATTATTTTAGATTTGGATCATTTTGGTATAAAAACAGTACCATCAGGAATGTTCTTATTCGTTATCTCCAATATACTCAAGCGAGTAGATATGTGTTTTCGTTAGATCAATCACTTCTTGGATAAATTCCTCTTTGGTTTCTTTGAATCCATTTTGAATCCAATTCTGAAGAAGTCCGTAAAAGCCATAGGCTGTATACCGTTTAAAATAATCCATATTGACTGGAATATTGTTGATTGTTTCAAAAATAAATTGTTCCTTATAGATTTTTAAGATACATTGAGGGAATTGTGTATGTAATCCTGGTAACGTGTCAATGTAATTAATCAGTTCAAAAAAATTCCGGTTTTTATAAATATAAGAAACGATATTAAAAGATGGTGCTTTTAGCTTATCTGTATAAACCTTGTGACCAGGTACATATGGTTTACCTACTGAAGCTTCTAACCCTTGAAGCATGGAAACGAGTAAATCTTCAGCTAATTCAATTTTATCTGTGTAATGGATATAAAAGGTGCTGCGATTATAAGCGGCATAATCGACAATATTCTTTACAGAAACGGAATGGTAACCTTTCATTTTTATGAGTTCAATCAATGCTTGCTTTAAATGTTCCTCTGTCCGATTTTGTCGCCCTGATGTTGTATGCTGTTCGTTATTCATGAAAAAACCTCCATCAAAATAGACAAATTCCTCATAAGTGTCTAACTAGTAGACACTTAATGATATCTTAATGATTGTGAAATGTGAATCAAATAGTAAAATTGAATTATAGACAATATAAGTCGGATATTAGATCTGACTTGTACTTTGTTCTAGAATGTTGTGCATAAATTTTCATACTTAGGAGGATTTAAGATGGGAAAATTACAAGACAAAGTAGCTGTGATTACAGGTGGAGCATCTGGTATTGGGGCAGCAACAGCACGTTTATTCGTATCAGAAGGAGCCAAAGTGGTTCTTGTTGATTTAAATGAGGAAAAAGGGAAAGAATTTGAAGTTGAGTTGAAAGCGCTTAATGCTGAAGCTCTTTTTATAAAAGCAAATATTACGAGTGAAGAAGAAGTAGCAAATATCTTTAAACAAACAGTTGAAACATTTGGCAAAGTGGATGTTGTCTTCAACAATGCTGGTATCGGCCGTGTTCAACCTTCACATGAATTAGAGTATTCAGAATGGCGCAAAACGGTAAATGTTGACTTAGATGGTGTCTTCTTAGTAGCGCGTGAATCCATTCGTGAAATGCTAAAAACAGGCGGCGGTACGATTGTTAATACGGCATCAATGTACGGTTGGGTGGGGTCACCTGGCTCAGCAGCATATAACGCTGCAAAAGGTGGCGTGATTAACTTAACTCGTTCACTTGCACTAGAATATGCAGAACAAAATATTCGTATTAACGCATTATGCCCTGGTTTTATTGATACACCAATTATTCCGGAAGAAAGCAAGAAAGCTTTAGCTGCAGCAACACCAATCAAACGTCTTGGTAAAGCAGAAGAAATGGCAAAAGCAGTATTATTCATGGCTTCGGATGATTCTTCATTTATGACAGGTAATAGCTTAATAGTTGATGGTGGGTATACGGCACAGTAATAACGATGTGATCGATTCATTGCTTCAAGTTTGAAACAGAGAATGGTTCTTGTTGATCTAGCTATAAGAGATTAATAATCGTACTACCTGGGTATATATCTTTAATGAGAGATATTTTAATTAAGAGTAATTCAGGGGAATATCTTAGGGTACTTATTGATCTTTAACGATGAGATTAGGATCATCTCCATGAAAAAACTGGAAACAACATAAAGGAGGAAATTGACAATGAATAATCGTTTTGATGGGAAAGTGGTCGTAATTACAGGTGCAGGATCTGGTTTAGGTCAAGCCTCAGCTTTACAAATAGCAAAAGAGGGAGCTAAACTTTCACTCGTTGATTTAAATGCTGCTTCATTAGAGGAAACAAAAAGTAAAGTGTTGGAAGTTGCACCAAATGCTGAAGTGTTGCTAATCACTGCAAATGTGGCAGATGAAAAAGCTGTTGAAAACTATGTAAAGGAAACAGTTGAAACATTTGGGAAAATCGATGGATTCTTCAACAACGCAGGGATCGAAGGAAAACAAAACCTAACAGAGGAATTTGGCATTGATGAGTTCCAAAAAGTAGTCAGTATCAACTTAAATGGTGTGTTTTATGGTATGAAGCACGTATTAAAAGTCATGAGAGAACAAGGTTTTGGTTCAATTGTTAACACTGCTTCTGTTGGAGGTATTCGCGGGGTAGGAAACCAATCTGGTTACGCAGCTAGTAAGCACGGTGTGGTCGGATTAACAAGAAACTCTGCAATTGAATATGGTCAATACGGAATCAGCATCAAAGCCATTGCACC from Metabacillus sediminilitoris carries:
- a CDS encoding Rrf2 family transcriptional regulator, which translates into the protein MKYSKATNYALHTMLYLAVATPDKHVGVNQLAERQEVSTTYLSKILTKLVKAGMVESVSGANGGYKLRPDWEKISFLDIIQAIEGPTSVFDYCLNHNPECLIQQVINTAEEKMLNELKDQKLVDIAKQITVVP
- a CDS encoding NAD(P)/FAD-dependent oxidoreductase, which gives rise to MTIFDCMIIGAGPAGLSSSLTLGRARRKIAVFDDGTNRNRVTHSSHGFITRDGIKPQEFKEIGLFELKNYPSVSYFYSTITEITKDLGNDRFIAKTTDGKEFVAEKVILATGIREVFSIPQVRDYYGNSLFSCPYCDGWELRDKPLIVLAENEDHALHMAKLVYNWSKDLIVLTNGVELSKNGVQELHKRRIKIISEPIKTLIGDDGYLQKIEFVTGETVKRSGGFVVPSFYRPNQFAEKLGCEIQENGTVVTDGFGRTTQKNIYIAGETEKSGPSSLIISAAEGNKAAVSVNTDLTMERF
- a CDS encoding MBL fold metallo-hydrolase; protein product: MNIQQIRNATLVVQYAGKKFLIDPFLAEKGTYPPFPNSLRQNQNNPLVSLPTSINNIINVDAVIVTHLHLDHFDEAAIDVLPKDIKLFVQNEEDAKEVRNTGFQNVEVLQEATVFGDIQLMKTKGEHGRGEILKLAGEVCGVVFKHSNEKTLYVAGDTVWYEAIQEVIETHQPDIIVVNAGDNQFLEGGSLVMGKDDVYEVYKAASNAKIIASHMEAVNHWTLSRKELKSFIAEKGISSHVLVPDDGESYSF
- a CDS encoding Lrp/AsnC family transcriptional regulator, giving the protein MLDNTDMRILDELSKNSRITMKELGEKVHLTGQAASARVAKLEDNGVIEGYTIKVNKVKLGCFLHVFITIMIQNTYHQPYLSFIKTQEQYIIHNYKISGEGCYLLECKFPSNEIIDKFLQGLNEYANYKLSIVINK
- a CDS encoding SDR family oxidoreductase, producing MNNRFDGKVVVITGAGSGLGQASALQIAKEGAKLSLVDLNAASLEETKSKVLEVAPNAEVLLITANVADEKAVENYVKETVETFGKIDGFFNNAGIEGKQNLTEEFGIDEFQKVVSINLNGVFYGMKHVLKVMREQGFGSIVNTASVGGIRGVGNQSGYAASKHGVVGLTRNSAIEYGQYGISIKAIAPGAIMTPMVEGSLKQIDPDNWEEVGKQFVEPNPMKRFGKPEEVGYLVAFLLSNQANFINATVIPIDGGQSYKY
- the pdxR gene encoding MocR-like pyridoxine biosynthesis transcription factor PdxR, which gives rise to MDWKPDRQDKKPIYKQIAEYIELGISSGRFPADSLLPSERKLAKELEVNRSTIVAAYEELQSLGIVERKKGSGTRVSTDIWGISHNRIPNWGRYVEDGSFLPNLPLVQHIRTEVQNNDLINLASGELAPSLLPNDQFRSILSSHPFIENLGYDHPQGNELLRETISSHVKQFKNIETTPSSILITSGAQQALHLIVECLLKQGDAVAIEDPSYCYSLPIFQSAGVRTFLLPVDEHGMNPDDLLSLHKKHRIRMVFLNPDHQNPTGTVLHLSRRKRIVELSVKLGIPIIEDDPYSLTSYNGEVNPTLKSMDENGNVLYISSLSKIVASGLRIGWVIGPPQVIQRLADAKQQVDFGHSVFPQWIANEFLKTDDFSSHIDMIRTQLELRNYAITSSLNKHIGDKVEFINPAGGIHLWCKIDPSIKEFSLLNESMKNGVVFVPGSILGSKKGYLRFTFGRGEPSDIQKGILRFSEALERISAGTII
- a CDS encoding DUF3895 domain-containing protein, producing the protein MDKRNLHIFIDQFLENNNKVSAIALCDHLIQNHGLSNKNYSTGRPKIYIDVVLYLEKLLSRGVLSEVQRDRDHCIYEVSSKIPPVISDEEEENKANEEQLSLF
- a CDS encoding DUF1284 domain-containing protein, whose amino-acid sequence is MYRLRGHHLFCLLGYRGMGYSQEYVENMTRLHQTLRNNPKTWIQLVKGPDQLCEKYPNSGEYHCQNNSIYERDATILEKMDLKIGQILYWEDIETLIRKHVTPSDIQLVCETCSWRTYGVCEEGIQEILEGKGLREVK
- a CDS encoding YfmQ family protein; translated protein: MTWTFVVLLTLAAFIKILMTCLPTSVVEWMISKFELHPTLNDTAVTVTIDGKRLEGEDKNQIIHHFNEALFLEKYNYFHPNTTGIPPLVIDTKMGKNNIRFFIYSHRDHVDVIKRYKKKAVAYRLRSTSLQNLHQLGL
- a CDS encoding SDR family NAD(P)-dependent oxidoreductase, which produces MGKLQDKVAVITGGASGIGAATARLFVSEGAKVVLVDLNEEKGKEFEVELKALNAEALFIKANITSEEEVANIFKQTVETFGKVDVVFNNAGIGRVQPSHELEYSEWRKTVNVDLDGVFLVARESIREMLKTGGGTIVNTASMYGWVGSPGSAAYNAAKGGVINLTRSLALEYAEQNIRINALCPGFIDTPIIPEESKKALAAATPIKRLGKAEEMAKAVLFMASDDSSFMTGNSLIVDGGYTAQ
- a CDS encoding TetR/AcrR family transcriptional regulator yields the protein MNNEQHTTSGRQNRTEEHLKQALIELIKMKGYHSVSVKNIVDYAAYNRSTFYIHYTDKIELAEDLLVSMLQGLEASVGKPYVPGHKVYTDKLKAPSFNIVSYIYKNRNFFELINYIDTLPGLHTQFPQCILKIYKEQFIFETINNIPVNMDYFKRYTAYGFYGLLQNWIQNGFKETKEEFIQEVIDLTKTHIYSLEYIGDNE